The Blautia hydrogenotrophica DSM 10507 genome window below encodes:
- a CDS encoding PQQ-binding-like beta-propeller repeat protein, with protein sequence MHRRLTAVWMAAVLGITSCPLPAAAAMLPENANFEEEAQEEESFESFGYEEGFQTEADAGFLPEELEDNEWTRYQNSAENNGIVSAKLPLAEDNSVMKWATRMSSGYTNSFTPPLILGGDLYVQKGSKILRLSKEDGSVIQESEPLEGNAGYGLNPLTYAEGLIFAAIGNGQIQAVNASTLESVWVSEPLGGQTISPIAYADGYVYTGTWNSETDDGVYFCLSIDDQEPEQKIEVKKPVWTVTHKGGFYWAGAYVEEGTDGNDYVIFGSDDGEENGAVLYSVCTQTGEVVSQAEGFQGDIRSSIVYDQGKVYFVTKGGYLYRASLENGQLDQVIGYDLGGMATATPVVYNDRIYVGVCGQGNQFDPESGHSMAVLEDSEEGIALAYEAEVPGYPQAAALLSDAYVQEDYDGDGVPDQRVYLYFTYNAGPGGVYCLSDEPGQTEGEAKSVFTPPVGKRQFCISPLCVDSDGTIYYKNDSGYLMAIQSAGAYLENVAVSADVGEVQWSEAFDSGTKEYFLTADQAASQLTFTIDCPQGQSATVDGEACDGTYVMELGDEKEGQIEIEVTDGENSASYVFHVVLQENKPEAVKAVEAKIDEIGSVTVDSEGKIADARKAYEALTEAEKSLVKNYENLLEAEEQLKVLKEEREAFVSGRPEVKAEAVSYNSIKLTWEPYENAKSYYVYRKVKGGSFKKIAWVQDLSDLSYTDKTAVTGTVYYYTVKAASKKWGEPVYSKYVTDLTAKAVLEKPSIGKAQTWGYNGIKVTWDEVAGADGYRLYYKTGNSAWKYATQTTGTSYTHTGVITGQDYTYYVRAYRTVNKTKVFSAYSDGKTGKAVPKKAVISKVMAGSKKAALKWNKVNGASGYRIYYKTSENGEWHYVTQIGKGSTTSYTNTGLKSGQTYYYTMRAYRTVNGEKVFGSYSDWKTVKVK encoded by the coding sequence ATGCATAGGAGACTAACGGCGGTATGGATGGCGGCGGTGCTTGGAATCACATCGTGTCCGCTTCCGGCAGCGGCAGCCATGCTACCGGAAAACGCAAATTTTGAAGAAGAAGCACAGGAAGAGGAAAGCTTTGAGAGCTTTGGCTATGAGGAAGGATTTCAGACAGAGGCAGACGCTGGTTTTCTGCCGGAAGAGTTGGAAGACAACGAATGGACGCGCTACCAAAATAGCGCGGAAAATAACGGGATTGTCTCTGCGAAGCTGCCTTTGGCAGAAGACAACAGTGTGATGAAATGGGCGACTAGGATGTCTAGCGGCTACACCAACAGTTTTACTCCACCGTTGATTCTGGGCGGAGATTTGTATGTGCAAAAGGGCAGTAAGATTTTACGTCTGTCCAAAGAGGACGGCAGCGTGATTCAAGAGAGTGAACCGCTAGAGGGAAATGCCGGCTATGGTTTGAATCCGCTTACGTATGCAGAAGGACTGATTTTTGCAGCGATTGGAAATGGACAGATTCAGGCGGTAAACGCGTCTACCTTGGAGTCTGTCTGGGTAAGTGAACCTCTCGGCGGACAGACCATTTCTCCCATTGCTTATGCGGACGGATATGTCTATACAGGGACCTGGAATTCAGAGACTGACGACGGGGTATATTTCTGTCTGTCCATAGATGACCAGGAGCCGGAGCAAAAGATAGAAGTCAAGAAACCAGTCTGGACTGTGACCCACAAAGGAGGATTTTATTGGGCGGGCGCCTATGTGGAAGAGGGGACCGACGGAAATGACTATGTGATCTTTGGCTCTGACGATGGAGAGGAGAATGGAGCGGTCTTATACTCTGTCTGTACGCAGACGGGAGAAGTGGTCAGCCAGGCGGAAGGTTTCCAGGGAGACATCCGCTCCTCCATTGTGTACGATCAAGGAAAGGTATATTTTGTCACAAAAGGCGGATATTTATACCGGGCTTCCCTGGAAAATGGCCAGCTTGACCAGGTGATTGGCTATGACTTGGGTGGAATGGCGACGGCGACTCCCGTAGTTTACAACGATAGAATCTATGTGGGTGTCTGCGGCCAGGGAAACCAGTTCGACCCGGAAAGCGGACACAGTATGGCCGTTTTGGAGGACAGCGAAGAGGGGATTGCCTTAGCGTATGAGGCAGAAGTGCCCGGGTATCCCCAGGCCGCAGCCCTTCTCTCAGATGCCTATGTCCAGGAGGATTACGATGGCGATGGAGTGCCTGACCAGAGAGTGTATCTATATTTTACCTACAACGCAGGTCCGGGAGGAGTCTATTGCCTGTCTGACGAGCCAGGACAGACAGAAGGAGAGGCGAAGTCGGTGTTTACACCACCAGTCGGCAAACGTCAGTTCTGTATCAGCCCACTTTGTGTGGACAGCGACGGAACGATCTATTATAAGAACGATTCCGGCTACCTGATGGCGATTCAGTCTGCGGGGGCTTATCTGGAGAATGTTGCGGTCTCGGCAGATGTGGGAGAGGTCCAGTGGAGTGAAGCGTTTGACAGCGGAACGAAAGAATATTTTCTGACGGCGGACCAGGCTGCGAGTCAGCTGACATTCACTATAGACTGTCCGCAGGGACAGTCGGCGACGGTCGACGGGGAGGCCTGCGACGGAACCTACGTGATGGAGCTGGGTGATGAAAAAGAAGGCCAGATAGAAATCGAGGTGACAGACGGCGAGAACAGCGCCAGCTATGTCTTCCATGTGGTGCTGCAGGAGAATAAGCCGGAGGCTGTGAAAGCTGTCGAAGCGAAGATCGACGAAATTGGTTCTGTGACTGTGGACAGTGAAGGAAAAATTGCCGATGCACGGAAGGCTTATGAGGCGCTGACGGAAGCGGAAAAGAGTCTGGTGAAAAACTATGAGAATCTCCTGGAAGCGGAAGAACAGCTGAAAGTTCTGAAGGAAGAGAGGGAAGCTTTTGTCTCAGGACGGCCGGAGGTAAAAGCAGAAGCCGTATCCTATAACAGTATCAAGCTTACCTGGGAACCGTATGAGAATGCGAAGAGTTATTATGTGTACAGGAAGGTAAAAGGTGGCAGCTTCAAAAAAATTGCCTGGGTTCAGGATTTATCTGATTTATCTTATACAGACAAGACAGCGGTGACTGGGACGGTTTATTACTATACGGTGAAAGCGGCGAGCAAGAAGTGGGGCGAGCCGGTATACAGTAAATATGTGACTGATTTGACAGCCAAGGCTGTGTTAGAGAAGCCATCCATCGGGAAAGCCCAGACCTGGGGCTACAATGGAATCAAAGTGACCTGGGACGAGGTAGCGGGAGCTGACGGCTACCGTCTGTACTATAAGACTGGAAATTCAGCGTGGAAATATGCAACCCAGACCACCGGGACTTCCTACACACATACTGGAGTGATTACTGGACAGGACTATACTTACTATGTGAGAGCTTACCGGACAGTGAACAAAACCAAGGTATTCAGCGCCTATTCAGACGGAAAGACAGGAAAGGCGGTGCCGAAGAAAGCGGTGATCTCCAAAGTGATGGCGGGCAGCAAGAAGGCGGCGCTGAAATGGAATAAGGTAAACGGAGCCAGCGGATATCGTATCTACTATAAGACTTCCGAGAACGGGGAATGGCACTATGTGACCCAGATCGGAAAGGGAAGTACGACTTCGTATACCAACACCGGCCTGAAATCTGGTCAGACTTACTACTACACCATGCGGGCGTACCGCACGGTAAATGGAGAGAAAGTCTTCGGTTCTTACTCTGACTGGAAGACCGTGAAGGTAAAATAG
- a CDS encoding leucine-rich repeat protein — protein sequence MKFKAYKKFMALLMTGAIAATGVPVTALAAEDVAVEASFQSEEEASGKAEESFSSSVSQEEPFEAEDFAEVLAEEAAVQEGTCGENVTWKLSEDGELRISGSGEMTDYSVADASPWSELVDSIKTVVIEDGVTSIGDRAFRRCMQMTEISIPDSVTSIGKNAFDYCISLGEISIPDGVTSIGSEAFSMCRVLESIQLPASLKEISTSMFMSCSALKECVIPDGVEKIGSQAFYGAKLEKVTIPASVNTIEVYAFGQCPLMDVVMGGDAPASTDTNAFYNCPDDMIVSVPARAEGYFEDPWLYMDVQFREEHVDELNAIRAALLDQAKSDNAFWDLLNRVNAGETLSEEEKADACARAVEMATAPYLDTSELAMAAIAINAMGLDASQVTSGEKTVDLIALMSVRVYQNLVAYHPEDEMGSELEDWTLALAAYDSGNHELPANAVWTRDKIIKHILDSQDEKGGWHFFDKNTFDWHPYATAQTMLVLAPYYTENDEVREAVDTSMKLISEKFKSTGKLFVTVVGEEEDPADVAMVIAALRAYGIDVNADEDYIYKEDPDTEMTLVDYLLTFKQEDNTFGPNTNEIPYCPKGASGLQAIISLGSYDGYLPYQTNCPDEAQASPHADGYEIPKNATNSVNPDGPLGVFAQHEDINLNLGETGKASYRLISGSEDMIESIHWESRDESVATVDDEGNVKAVGEGSTSLKLTVVAKGGGQSFSSVNVTVTKPSDEAKAAFQNAKVDVTAKSVGYDSVKLTWKALDNADSYLVYRKVKGGHFTRIATVTDLNYTDETAKTGTTYYYTVKAASNRWGGTIYSKYVTNLMAKAVPAKASISKTQTWGYNGIKVTWDKVAGADGYRLYYKTGNSGWKYATQTGNTSYVHTRVTTGQNYTYYVRAYCNVDGTKVFGAYSQGKTGKAVPKKAVITKATAGSKKVSLNWNKVNGASGYRIYYKTSENGKWHYVTQIGKGSTTSYTNTGLKSGQTYYYTMRAYRTVNGEKVFGSYSDWKTVKVK from the coding sequence ATGAAATTTAAGGCGTACAAAAAATTTATGGCTTTATTGATGACGGGAGCCATTGCTGCTACAGGAGTGCCGGTGACTGCACTGGCAGCTGAGGATGTGGCTGTTGAGGCGTCATTCCAGAGCGAGGAGGAGGCCTCAGGGAAGGCTGAGGAAAGCTTCTCCAGTTCTGTATCCCAAGAGGAGCCCTTTGAAGCTGAGGATTTTGCCGAGGTGTTGGCAGAGGAAGCTGCGGTACAGGAAGGTACCTGCGGCGAAAACGTGACATGGAAACTCTCTGAGGACGGAGAGCTGCGCATCAGCGGAAGCGGGGAGATGACGGATTACTCTGTCGCAGACGCATCGCCGTGGTCTGAGCTGGTGGACAGCATCAAGACGGTTGTGATCGAAGACGGGGTCACGAGCATTGGCGACAGAGCCTTTAGAAGATGTATGCAGATGACAGAGATTTCCATCCCGGACAGCGTAACCAGCATTGGAAAAAATGCTTTTGACTACTGCATAAGCCTGGGTGAGATCTCTATTCCAGACGGCGTGACCAGTATCGGCAGTGAAGCATTTTCCATGTGCAGAGTTCTGGAGAGTATTCAGCTGCCGGCTTCTCTGAAAGAAATAAGCACCAGCATGTTCATGAGTTGCTCAGCGCTGAAGGAATGTGTGATTCCGGATGGCGTGGAAAAGATCGGGTCGCAGGCGTTCTATGGTGCGAAGCTGGAGAAAGTGACAATCCCTGCCAGCGTCAACACGATTGAAGTGTATGCGTTCGGTCAATGCCCTTTGATGGACGTGGTGATGGGAGGAGATGCGCCGGCGTCTACGGATACGAACGCCTTTTATAACTGTCCGGATGATATGATCGTGAGTGTTCCGGCAAGGGCGGAAGGATATTTCGAGGATCCGTGGCTGTATATGGACGTGCAGTTTAGGGAGGAACACGTGGATGAACTGAATGCGATCAGAGCAGCTCTCCTGGATCAGGCTAAGAGTGACAACGCATTCTGGGATCTATTGAACCGTGTGAATGCGGGTGAGACACTGTCAGAAGAAGAGAAGGCAGATGCTTGCGCAAGAGCGGTGGAGATGGCGACAGCTCCTTATCTGGATACCAGTGAGCTGGCGATGGCTGCGATCGCAATTAACGCGATGGGATTGGACGCGTCACAGGTGACGAGCGGCGAGAAGACTGTCGATTTAATTGCCTTAATGAGTGTCAGAGTATATCAGAATCTGGTGGCCTACCACCCTGAGGATGAGATGGGTTCAGAGCTGGAAGACTGGACGTTGGCATTGGCTGCCTATGACAGTGGAAATCATGAGCTTCCCGCCAATGCGGTCTGGACCAGAGATAAGATCATAAAGCACATTTTGGACAGCCAGGATGAAAAAGGAGGCTGGCATTTCTTTGACAAAAATACTTTTGACTGGCATCCGTATGCGACGGCACAGACGATGCTTGTGTTGGCACCGTACTATACGGAGAATGACGAAGTCAGAGAAGCAGTTGACACGTCTATGAAGCTGATCAGTGAGAAATTCAAGAGCACAGGGAAACTCTTTGTGACCGTGGTGGGAGAAGAAGAGGATCCGGCAGATGTAGCGATGGTCATCGCAGCCCTGCGTGCTTATGGCATTGACGTGAATGCTGATGAAGATTATATCTACAAGGAAGACCCGGATACAGAGATGACATTGGTGGATTATCTGCTGACCTTCAAGCAAGAAGACAATACCTTTGGACCGAACACCAATGAGATTCCTTACTGCCCAAAGGGAGCTTCTGGATTGCAGGCAATTATTAGCCTGGGAAGCTATGACGGATATCTTCCTTATCAGACGAACTGCCCGGATGAGGCCCAGGCTTCTCCTCACGCAGATGGTTATGAAATTCCTAAAAATGCGACGAATTCCGTGAATCCTGACGGACCACTGGGTGTTTTTGCACAGCATGAAGATATTAATTTGAACTTGGGAGAGACTGGAAAAGCAAGCTACCGTCTGATTTCAGGGAGCGAGGACATGATTGAGTCCATACATTGGGAGTCTAGAGATGAATCTGTTGCGACCGTAGATGACGAAGGAAATGTCAAAGCGGTCGGAGAGGGAAGCACGAGTCTGAAACTGACGGTTGTTGCAAAAGGCGGCGGTCAGTCCTTCTCCAGTGTGAATGTCACTGTGACAAAACCATCGGATGAAGCGAAAGCAGCTTTCCAGAATGCAAAAGTGGATGTCACCGCTAAGAGCGTTGGCTATGACAGTGTGAAACTGACCTGGAAGGCCCTGGATAATGCGGACAGTTATCTGGTATACCGCAAAGTCAAAGGCGGACATTTCACACGGATTGCCACAGTGACTGACCTGAATTACACAGATGAGACAGCGAAGACGGGAACGACGTATTATTATACGGTAAAAGCAGCCAGCAACAGATGGGGCGGCACCATATATAGCAAGTATGTGACCAATTTGATGGCGAAAGCAGTTCCGGCGAAGGCTTCCATCAGCAAGACTCAGACCTGGGGTTACAATGGAATCAAGGTGACCTGGGATAAAGTGGCAGGAGCCGATGGTTATCGTCTGTACTATAAGACCGGTAATTCAGGATGGAAATATGCAACCCAGACTGGAAATACTTCTTATGTACATACAAGAGTGACTACCGGACAGAACTATACTTACTATGTACGTGCGTACTGCAACGTAGACGGGACGAAAGTATTCGGAGCGTACTCCCAAGGAAAGACCGGAAAAGCGGTTCCGAAGAAAGCGGTGATCACAAAGGCGACTGCCGGAAGTAAGAAAGTATCCTTGAACTGGAATAAGGTAAATGGAGCTAGCGGTTACCGTATCTACTACAAGACTTCCGAGAACGGAAAATGGCATTATGTGACTCAGATCGGAAAGGGAAGCACGACTTCGTACACCAACACCGGCTTGAAGTCCGGCCAGACTTACTACTACACCATGCGTGCATATCGTACCGTGAATGGAGAGAAAGTATTTGGCTCTTACTCTGACTGGAAGACCGTGAAGGTAAAATAG